The window GCTGAGGGCCAATATCGTTAATGACAACGGAGTCGTGCTGTATTTCAGGCTCTTGTATAAGAGTGGCCATTTGAACATCCTTGTTCGGCGAAATATATATTGAGTGGCGTGGCTATACTACTGTTGATTTTTGACTGGTGTATATCGCCGGGTTGTTGCGATGTATTGCATTTGTAAGAATCAATCGGTAAGTGGAAGTGACAATAAGGTGTGAAATAAGTTTCAGGGTTCTCTTGCCGTGACAAGGCCAGGCTGCGAGTTTTGCCTTTGTTTCCTGGTCTCGATCGGGTAAGAGACCGTATTGCGAAGCGGAGGAGTGGATGTTGTTGCTTGTATTCGTGGCTTGGGCAACATATCGCTGCACAAAGTTTTGCTGCGCTGGTGACTTATAATAAGGTTTTTCGAAGTGTTCCTGATAGTCGCCAAGCGCCGCTGTTCGCCAAAGTGTACGGAGTGATAAAAATAGCCATACTGGCTGCAATTGTTTTGCAATCAGAATGGCTATTTAACAACATCATCAGTAAGTTTGCCGTAACTTGTCAGTGGCTGCTAATCAAAGAAGCGGCTGCCGCTCCCCCGAACAATCCGGCACTGATGCGATTGAACCAGCTCTGGCCTTTACCGCTGCGCAGATACCGCGCTGCACCATGGGCGCCGAGGCCGTAGGCGAGTTTGCACAGCAGGTCCAGCACGGTCCAGGTCGCGATCATCACCAATAGTTGTGGCAGGAAGGGTTGTTCGGCGCTGAGGAATTGCGGCAGGAATGCAGCGAAGAACAGGATGTCCTTCGGATTGCTCGCGCCAAGCACAAAAGCACGGCCAAACAGCGCGCGGAAACGCGGTACCGGCGCTGCTTGCGGCACTTCAGCGCCTGTGGAGGGCTGACGCGATTGCTGCCAGCTCTGCCAGGCGAGGTAGAACAGATAGAGTGCACCGACAATTTTCAGCGCGCTGAAGAGTTTTTCCGAGGCGAGGAGCAGGGCGCCCAGACCCAGCGCGGAGGCGCTGAGCAAACAGATCGAGGCAAAGACACCGCCGAGAAACGCCGGGTATGAACGACGCAGACCGTAATTCAGACTGTTGCTGATCATCAGCAATGACAGTGGCCCCGGAATGAGGATCACCACCAGTGCAGCGCCGCTGAACAGCAGCCAGGTTTCCAGACTCATCACTTTGCTCCTTCTTTTTGTGGGTATTACGAGTGCGCAAAAGCCCCACCCGCGAGGGTGAGGCTGATTTGAAGCGGAACCGCGTAGCGCTTACAGGAAGATGAACTTGGCGATGAAGATCGCGCAGAGCACCCACAAGCTCACGGAAATCTCTTTGTACTTACCGGTGCCGGCTTTCAGCGCCACGTAAGTAATGAAGCCCAGCGCGATGCCGTCGGCGACCGAGAAGGTCAGCGGCATCATGATTGCGGTGACGATGGCCGGAATGGCGTCGGTGGCTTCATCCCATTCGATATGGGCCATGCCGCCCATCATCAGCATCGCAACGTAGATCAATGCACCGGCGGTGGCGTAAGCCGGAATCATGCCGGCCAGCGGTGCGAAAAACATTGCCGCTATAAATAGCACACCTACGGCGACTGCGGTAAGACCAGTCCGACCACCAGCGGCCACGCCGGCAGCACTTTCCACATAGCTGGTTACTGGCGGAACGCCCACTACCGCACCGAATACGCTGGATGCGCTGTCGGCTTTCATCGCGCGGGACAGGTTTTCGATACGGCCGTCAGCGTTGACCAGATTGGCGCGCTGGGCCACGCCCATCAGGGTCCCGGCGGTGTCGAACATGTGCACAAAGAGGAAGGCCAGCACCACGCTGATCATGCTGACGTTGAATACACCGGCCACGTTCATGGCCATGAAGGTCGGCGCCAGACTAGGCGGGGTCGACATGATCCCTTCGTAATGCACGATGCCCAGGCCCCAACCGGCGAGGGTCACGGTGATGATGCTGATGAGGATCGCGCCGAACACCTTGTGGTAGCTGAGGATTGCGATCATCAGGAAGCAGATCGCGGCGAGCAGTGGGCCGGGTTCGCGCAGAGAGCCGAGTTTGATCAGCGTGGCCGGGCTGTCGACGACAATGCCGGCGGTTTTCAGGCCGATCAGCCCGAGGAACAGGCCGACACCGGCACCCATCGCGAAGCGCAGACTGACCGGAATACTGTTGAGCAACCATTCGCGAATCCGCGAGAAGGTCAGGATCATGAACAACACACCGGAAACGAACACCGCACCGAGCGCGGTTTCCCAGTTATAGCCCATGGTGCCGACCACGGTGTAAGTAAAGAACGCGTTGAGGCCCATGCCCGGTGCCAGACCCACCGGCCAGTTGGCGTACAGGCCCATCAACAGGCAGCCCAGCGCGGCGGCGATACAGGTGGCGACGAAGGCCGCACCGTGGTCAATCCCGGCATCGGCCATGATGTTCGGGTTGACGAAGATGATGTAGGCCATGGTGATGAAGGTTGTCAGACCGGCAATCAGCTCGGTCTTCACCGTGGTGCCATGCAAGCTGAGTTTGAAGATGCGCTCCAGCAGGCCATTGCGTAACGGCGGCGAGAGGTCCAGCGTCGATGCTTCGGATTTGCGGCTTTCCACAGCGAGTACTCCTCAAGAGTTTTATTGTTATTTCCAGGGCCGGACCCATGAGGGGTGGCAGCGGCCCTTTGAGGCATACGCGAATTTGTTGACCATGCGGTCAGGAACTCGCACGCTGTGGATTATGCTTTTGTGTACAAATAAAGCAAATATTGTTTTTGGTTTTGTTTACGAAAGGTCCGTCGATAGGGATATATCGCCTTCGAGGGCCTCATCGCTGGCAAGCCAGCTCCCACAAATTTGAGTCGTTCTGCACATCTGGGTGCACCGCCAACCATTGTTGGAGCTGGCTTGCCAGCGATAAGGCCAGATCAATCAGTCGAGAACCGTCTGACTGTTCCCCAGCGCCAGATTGACCGCCAGCCAGCCATTCACCGCCGCCTCCCCAGCCTCGGCAAATACCCGCTCCAGCAACTTCACCTGCTCACGCCGCAACGCCTGTTCAAACTTCGCTCCTTCGGCCGTTAATTCCAGCAGGCGCTTACGCTTGTCAGCCTGCGATGCCACGCTGTCGACCAGATGCATTTCCTGCAACTGGCGCAGCGGCATGTTCAGCGCTTGCTTGCTCACCCCGAGCAAAGCCAGCAACTCCTTGACGCTCAAATTCGGATAACGGGCGATGAAAAACACGATCCGCTGATGCACTCGTGACAAGCCGCGGCGCTCAAGCATTTCATCAGCTTTGGCGGTGAAGGCCTGGTAGCCGAAGAAAAACGCTTCCATGGCCTGTTGCTGACTACTGGGATTTTTAAGGTCAAGCATGTTGACGTACTCGCTCAAGCTGTCGTAATTTCAGTCAATCAGTTTGACTTATTTTTCATTCGCCTCGCTACAGGTGACCGCCATGGCTTTTTCCGAACGTGTCTCGCGCCTTAAAAGTTCTTTGATCCGTGAAATCCTCGCCGCGGCCCAGCGTCCGGAGGTGATGTCATTCGCTGGCGGTCTGCCCGCTGAGGTCATGCTGCCGAAAGTCGAATGGGCCGACATGCCGCTGTCCCTCGGTCAGTACGGCATGAGTGAGGGCGAACCGGCATTGCGCGAGGCGCTGGCAGCGCAGGCGAGGGCGCTTGGGCTGGACTGTCAGGCGAGTCAGGTGCTGGTGGTCAGCGGTTCGCAGCAGACCCTCGATCTGACGGCCAAGTTGTACATCGACCAAGGCACGGAAATCCTCCTCGAAGCGCCGACCTATCTCGCCGCGCTGCAGATTTTCCAGCTGTTCGGTGCTGATTGCCTGACCGTGCCGCAAGAGTCCGATGGCCCGAACCTGGCGCAATTGCGCAGTCGTCTGGAGCAGCATCGCCCGGCGTTCATCTACCTGATTCCGACCTTCCAGAACCCGTCAGCTGTGCGCTACAGCGAAGCCAAACGCGCCGCCGTTGCAGCGTTGCTCGACGAGTTCGGCGTGACCCTGATCGAAGACGAGCCCTACCGCGAACTGACTTTCGACGGCGGCAGCGCCAAACCGATTGCCGGGCGCCTGAAAAAATCCAGCTGGATCTACACCGGTACGGTCTCGAAAACCTTGCTGCCCGGTTTGCGTGTCGGTTACCTGATTGCCAGCCCTGACCTGTTTCCGCACCTGCTAAAGCTCAAGCAATCAGCGGATCTGCACACCAATCGCATCGGTCAGTGGCAGGCCTTGCAGTGGATTGGCAGTGAGAAATATCAGCAGCATTTGAGTCAATTGCGCGGTTTCTACCGTGAGCGGCGCGACGGGTTTCAGGCGGCATTGGAAACGCATTTTGCCGATCTGGCTGATTGGAATGTGCCGCAGGGTGGGCTGTTTTTCTGGCTGACGTTGAAGCAGCCGCTGGATACGCGGACATTGCTCAACGAAGCGTTGGCCAATGATGTGGCGTTCATGCCGGGCGAGCCGTTCTTTCCCGATCCGGATAAAAATCTCGGGCATCTGCGTTTGAATTTCAGCCATATCGATCCGGCGCGACTGGATGAGGGGCTCAAACGACTGGCGGCGGTGGTGCGCCAGGCGCAGGCGGCCGAGGCGGCCTGAGAAAAATAAACCGGCTCAAGGGCCGGTTTATTTTTGTCTGGGATTTGCAGAGCCTGTGCGGGCTCCATCGCTGGCAAGCCAGCTCCCACAGGTTTTGTGAACGCCACAGATCACAGTGGGAGCTGGCTTGCCAGCGATGGGGGCATCAGCAACACAACATCAACATCAGACCGCCGCGAACCGCTTATCCAGATACTCAATGATCACCTTGGACTCATACATCCAGGTCGTCTGCCCATTCTCTTCAATGCGCAGGCAAGGCACCTTGATCCGGCCGCCCTGTTCCAGCAGCGTCTGACGATCCTGCTCATTGTTCTTCGCATCCTTCAGCGCCACTGGCACATTCAAACGACGCAGGGTCCGGCGGGTTTTCACGCAGAACGGGCAGGCGTGGAACTGATAAAGGGTCAGATCCTTTGCCGCAGCGTCTACTTGAGCCTGAGCAGCGGCGGGGCGGTTTTTCTTACCGGGACGGGTGATGAAGTCGACGAAAATGATCAGTTGGCCAAGGCCGACACGAAGCGCTTTTACGAACACGTTGAAAGCCTCACGGTACACATTGAGAAAGGCGCGCAGCTTACCCGATTTTTCGCAGACGAAAAAAAACCGGCGATCAACGCCGGTTTTTTTCTGTAGCAAGTTACTTGATGAGGCTGAGGAACTCGCTGCGAGTCGCTGCGTTTTCACGGAACTCACCGAGCATCACCGAGGTGATCATCGACGAATTCTGTTTCTCGACACCGCGCATCATCATGCACATGTGCTTGGCCTCGATCACTACGGCAACGCCCAGCGCGCCGGTAACCTGCTGAACCGCGTCGGCGATCTGGCGGCTGAGGTTTTCTTGAATCTGCAGGCGACGGGCGTACATGTCGACAATGCGCGCGACCTTCGACAGGCCCAGCACTTTGCCGCTCGGGATATACGCAACGTGGGCCTTGCCGATGAACGGCAGCAGGTGGTGTTCGCACAACGAGTACAGCTCGATGTCCTTGACCAGCACCATTTCGCTGTTGTCGGAGCTGAACAGGGCACCGTTGGTGACCTCTTCGAGCGTCTGTTCATAACCGCGGCAGAGGTACTGCATGGCTTTGGCGGCACGCTTTGGCGTGTCGAGCAGGCCCTCGCGGGAGGCGTCCTCGCCCAGTTGGCCGAGAATCGCGGTGTAGTTCTGTTCCAGTGTCACAGGGGCTGATTCCATAAGGGTTTCAGAGGGGTACTGTTTCTGTCTGTACCAATTTTGTACCAATCAAGCTGTTTTCGAGCTTACCGAGTTCACCCCAGTCGGTGCTGGAATTGATCCATCGGGAGTAAGTCGATAGCAACATCTGAACGCTATGACCGAGCTGAGTGGCAATAAACGCAGGGTTCATACCCGCCATGAGGCACATGGTAGCGTAAGTGTGTCGGCAGTTGTATTGCCGGCGGGCGCGAATCCCCAATTCGGTCAGCGCGGCCTGGAAGTGTTTGTCGGTCAGTTCGAATGCGCGCTCAGCCCGCGACAGGTGTTTAAATGGCAGAAAAATAACCCGCCCCCAATACGCTCACCGACATCCAGAGCGCCAGAGTAGATCTCTCACGTCAGCGATTTTATCGAGTAAAATCGCGAAAAACGTCAACCTTGCTATGGCGGCACTGGCCATTCTCACGACCTCTAATAACCTGCAAAGGTGCTACTGACACGAAGGCCACGTTCGCCTTTACCCTGTAAAGAACCCGCAGAGGTGCTGTGTGTCGAGGCTGAGCCTAGGCATTCGCAGGCAAGAAAAGTTGGGTGAAAAATTCAATTAAAATGACGGCCCGAAAGGGCCTTTTGCATTACCGGGATGCGATTTTCGCACCTATTAGCCAAAGGAAAATCATGGAAAGTTCAATCAATGATATGGCGTTCACAGAGCGTCGCCGCGTGCCTGTGAGAGCTTTACTAGGTGGAGTTGTATTCTTGGCGATGGCCATCCAGGGGTTCCGTATGGAGTCCAATGGAATCGCTGCGCTGCTGCTAGTGTGTTCGTTATGGTACCTGGGCATGGCGTGGCTGAATCGCAACGCTGGTTCACAAACTTTGATGATCCTCAAGGCCAAGGGCATCTGGTTTTTCAATGCTGATGGGTTAGTTCCCTACACATCGATTGAAGCCACAGAGGTCGAATCGTACAGCGGGATAGCTCAGATGCAACTCAATACGGTACTTCATATCATTGCCGAAAAGGCTGACACCCTGCCGAACTTTAATGACAGCCGGTGGAAGATCTTTTTCAAAATGCCAAGTGCGCGTAAGGGTAAAGGCTTTCGTAAGCACCTTGTAGTGTTCAACTATGGTGGTCTGCGCGACGAGGACGGCAAAAATGTCGACTATGACAACCTCGAAGAAGAACTTACCTACCGTATCGAAAAGGCTTACCAAGAGGAACATGAGCAGAGCAATCAAGTTTATGTGCCCTCATCGTCAGCAAACGATGCGCTGTCGCCTGTCACTCATTGAATCCTGGTTATCGCGTCTAGCGCTGGCAGTGGGTGCAAAGCCGACTGCCGAAAATTGAGGGAAAAGATCGCAGGATCGCCATAGCCCAGCCGTCAAACCGCTGGGCAGTGGTAGTAGGAACGACGACCCTGCAAGTTCGGTGTAACGCGATTATTCGTCGCGACCTTCCATCATGGTGCGTTTAAGCATCACGTAAACCGCCCCCGCACCACCATGTTTCGCTTGGCACGAGCAGAAACCGAGTACCTGCGCGTGCTGGCGCAACCAGGTGTTGACGTGGCTTTTGATCATCGGCCGCTTGCCGTCCAGCCGCACAGCCTTGCCGTGGGTGACGCGTACGCAGCGAATTTCGAACTTGGTCGCTTCAGCGAGAAAAGCCCAAAGCGTTTCCCGGGCCTTTTCGACACTCATGCCGTGCAAATCGAGGCTGCCTTCGAACGGGATCTGCCCGATCTTGAGCTTGCGCATCTGACTTTCCTGCACCCCGTCGCGGGCCCACATCAACTCGTCTTCCGGGCCGACGTCGATAACGAACTGATCGGACAGACCGTCAACGGTAGTGGAATCGGTGCGCACGGTGGCGGATTGACGCAGCTTGGCGATCTGTGCGCGGTCAGCCTTGGGTTTGCCGGTGTCGGCGCGGTCGTGCTTGATCGGCTTGACGCCTTGGATCGCACTTTTGAACAGGGAAAAATCGTCGTCTTGCATGTCAGCCTCCGCGAAGGGCGGCCAGTTTACCCAAGTCGAAACGAAACGGCCCGGCAAAAAGCCAGGCCAGTGATTCAGTCGTGTTTTTTCATCAGATGCGGGGACATGTTCAGTTCCCGCGATTGCCGTGCGCGACGGCGGCAGCGACGCCACAGGGCGACACCGAAATACAGAAACAGCAAACCGACTGCCAGGATGATTGCCGAGCCCA of the Pseudomonas sp. Seg1 genome contains:
- a CDS encoding LysE family translocator; translation: MSLETWLLFSGAALVVILIPGPLSLLMISNSLNYGLRRSYPAFLGGVFASICLLSASALGLGALLLASEKLFSALKIVGALYLFYLAWQSWQQSRQPSTGAEVPQAAPVPRFRALFGRAFVLGASNPKDILFFAAFLPQFLSAEQPFLPQLLVMIATWTVLDLLCKLAYGLGAHGAARYLRSGKGQSWFNRISAGLFGGAAAASLISSH
- a CDS encoding NCS2 family permease; protein product: MESRKSEASTLDLSPPLRNGLLERIFKLSLHGTTVKTELIAGLTTFITMAYIIFVNPNIMADAGIDHGAAFVATCIAAALGCLLMGLYANWPVGLAPGMGLNAFFTYTVVGTMGYNWETALGAVFVSGVLFMILTFSRIREWLLNSIPVSLRFAMGAGVGLFLGLIGLKTAGIVVDSPATLIKLGSLREPGPLLAAICFLMIAILSYHKVFGAILISIITVTLAGWGLGIVHYEGIMSTPPSLAPTFMAMNVAGVFNVSMISVVLAFLFVHMFDTAGTLMGVAQRANLVNADGRIENLSRAMKADSASSVFGAVVGVPPVTSYVESAAGVAAGGRTGLTAVAVGVLFIAAMFFAPLAGMIPAYATAGALIYVAMLMMGGMAHIEWDEATDAIPAIVTAIMMPLTFSVADGIALGFITYVALKAGTGKYKEISVSLWVLCAIFIAKFIFL
- a CDS encoding MarR family transcriptional regulator → MLDLKNPSSQQQAMEAFFFGYQAFTAKADEMLERRGLSRVHQRIVFFIARYPNLSVKELLALLGVSKQALNMPLRQLQEMHLVDSVASQADKRKRLLELTAEGAKFEQALRREQVKLLERVFAEAGEAAVNGWLAVNLALGNSQTVLD
- a CDS encoding PLP-dependent aminotransferase family protein, which codes for MAFSERVSRLKSSLIREILAAAQRPEVMSFAGGLPAEVMLPKVEWADMPLSLGQYGMSEGEPALREALAAQARALGLDCQASQVLVVSGSQQTLDLTAKLYIDQGTEILLEAPTYLAALQIFQLFGADCLTVPQESDGPNLAQLRSRLEQHRPAFIYLIPTFQNPSAVRYSEAKRAAVAALLDEFGVTLIEDEPYRELTFDGGSAKPIAGRLKKSSWIYTGTVSKTLLPGLRVGYLIASPDLFPHLLKLKQSADLHTNRIGQWQALQWIGSEKYQQHLSQLRGFYRERRDGFQAALETHFADLADWNVPQGGLFFWLTLKQPLDTRTLLNEALANDVAFMPGEPFFPDPDKNLGHLRLNFSHIDPARLDEGLKRLAAVVRQAQAAEAA
- a CDS encoding glutathione S-transferase N-terminal domain-containing protein — encoded protein: MFVKALRVGLGQLIIFVDFITRPGKKNRPAAAQAQVDAAAKDLTLYQFHACPFCVKTRRTLRRLNVPVALKDAKNNEQDRQTLLEQGGRIKVPCLRIEENGQTTWMYESKVIIEYLDKRFAAV
- the folE gene encoding GTP cyclohydrolase I FolE, with amino-acid sequence MTLEQNYTAILGQLGEDASREGLLDTPKRAAKAMQYLCRGYEQTLEEVTNGALFSSDNSEMVLVKDIELYSLCEHHLLPFIGKAHVAYIPSGKVLGLSKVARIVDMYARRLQIQENLSRQIADAVQQVTGALGVAVVIEAKHMCMMMRGVEKQNSSMITSVMLGEFRENAATRSEFLSLIK
- a CDS encoding Smr/MutS family protein, whose product is MQDDDFSLFKSAIQGVKPIKHDRADTGKPKADRAQIAKLRQSATVRTDSTTVDGLSDQFVIDVGPEDELMWARDGVQESQMRKLKIGQIPFEGSLDLHGMSVEKARETLWAFLAEATKFEIRCVRVTHGKAVRLDGKRPMIKSHVNTWLRQHAQVLGFCSCQAKHGGAGAVYVMLKRTMMEGRDE